Part of the Quercus lobata isolate SW786 chromosome 6, ValleyOak3.0 Primary Assembly, whole genome shotgun sequence genome, ATTCCATTGCTTTTATAAGGTTTTCCAAACATAACTTTCATGTCACCTTACCTATGTATTATATCTATACATATCTATGCGTTTTCATCTATctatatgtgtatatgtgtcTAAGCTACAATTTTCTTTGGTTCTCGGTTTGGTTGCTAATAAAATGTTgggaaagtaaagaaaagattgatacTTTCTTTTTAAGGTgaattttttaatgggttttttttcaGCTATGACTTGGGAATAATAGGAAATTAAGGACCCACTGTTTTCTTTGATCTTTCTATTTGGTTGCTAGGAAGAAGtgaatgaaagaaaacaaaggttTTAACCAAAAGATTTGTGCTtgctgttgtgttttttttctttttttttttttaattgggctCTCTTAGCAGTGAAGTGTGCATAATAGTAACATAATGTATTTACTTGTTTCATccttatttgagagtttttttgcattacttgtttgattactgagaaaatgtaggaaaaaGTATGGAGTATTTGCTTTAATTGTTATTGCATAGtcttttatattgaatttatgaGTGAAGTTATTATTGCATTGTTATATACGTTCTTTTCTCCCTTACAGGCACATCGGAAGCATGCCGAGTAtctgaacaaaaaaattgagttttacgATGAATTAGCGATTGTGGTGGGAAAGGACACAGCCACAGGTGGCTTTGCTAAGTCCGGAGTGGATATCGAAAATGAGCCAGATAATGGGGATAGTGCAGAGTTTGTTGCAGATAATGTGAAGGAATGTGTGGTTGAAAAGGGGAAGAATGCAAATGAATCATCCACCACTGGGTCGGGAATTTCCAAGTCCCGCAAAAGAGGGCGTGCAGCTTCTAATGCTGATGATAGTGTGTTGACTGATCTGTCTGATCAACTGAAGGAAATAGCTGTCGCTCTGAAAGAAATTAATCGGGGTCCGGTAGATTATACAACTTTGTATAATGAGGTAATGGCTATGATGACGGATGGATATAGCGAAGATATGCTCGTTACTGCCTTCGATCATCTTTGTGAGAATGAGAAGACGGCACGTGGATTTTTAGCCAAGAATGCTAGGTTGAGGAAGCTGTGGTTAGAtggttattttttctcacaaatttgATTTGCTTATTTCATGTTGACTGTGATGGTAGATTTAGGAATTAACTTTTGTTGTAGTATTAATATTGACCTATCaatgtattatatatgtactcTTTTGTATTATTGGGACGATACAATTGcccaaattatgtatttgtaCTGTTCAGATACCACAAATAAGTATCATTTTTATATGCCATTGAGGTGTAATGCCAATGGTGAACGATTGATGTggctgtttttatataaatattatgggtaTATTCGAATGATTATGTTTGATGTTGAACCAAATGACcataatttttgtattgttacaGATATGTATAGGGAATGCAGgttcttgaattttatctaTAAGAGCAAAATATAGCTTCAAACTAGTTATTTTTAAGCTCTAGCTCCAGCTCGATTAACACCATGGTTTTGGTGGTGTTGGTGCCTATCTTCTTTGCGTTTATTGGGCTTAGGATTATGCTTCGGCTCAGCTACTTTTTCCTTAATAGCATTGATCTTCTCCAATTCCTCCAAAACTTCATTCATGGATGGACGATTTTTTGGGTCAGATTCTAG contains:
- the LOC115994628 gene encoding uncharacterized protein LOC115994628; this encodes MSKGKEKVSGSKQFRWLPPMHEMMLKILTEEAGKGNKPSNTFRAGSFALVAKEITAHFGVECHPVFVENRMRTLRSMWATIQELRKKSGFGWDENLKMITCDAKTYQEEVMAHRKHAEYLNKKIEFYDELAIVVGKDTATGGFAKSGVDIENEPDNGDSAEFVADNVKECVVEKGKNANESSTTGSGISKSRKRGRAASNADDSVLTDLSDQLKEIAVALKEINRGPVDYTTLYNEVMAMMTDGYSEDMLVTAFDHLCENEKTARGFLAKNARLRKLWLDGYFFSQI